The DNA sequence GTGTTTCCGGCAGATGAGCACCGGCCATGCGCGCCACGCTGTTCTCTTCCGGTGCGGCCCAAAGGTCCATGTCGAAGAGCACCCAGCGCCATCGGCCTCCGCTCACTGCCGGTCGATGCGCACGCACGTTGAGGTCGTGGTCTCCCCGTCCGGTCCACAGGTCGATACAGGCCAGATCGATCAAGCTGGCCAGATCGATCAACGCCTCCAAGGTGTCGATCGGTGCGCGTGAAACGATGGCCTGCTGCGCGCGGCGGAAATGCTTGGCGCTGCCGGCCACCTTGCGTGCGGCGGGGCCGGCCACCACCTCCACCGCTTCGGCGCCAAGCACCTGCCGGGACCATGCGGGATCCTTGGCGGGCATCCAGCGGTACAGGCCCCAGTAGCGGCCGTTGAGGTAGAGCGGCAAAGGTTCGGAGCATTGCACGTCCACGTCCAATCCGTAGCGCGTCACCATCGTCTCCATCAGGCGGTTCCGCAAAAAAGCGTGCGGGCTGGCGTCCGCGCGCAGGATGCCTTCGCGCAGCTTGATGCCACCGGGCAAGGGCAACGCATCAGGGCCGCCATATCGATCGCGCGCGAAGAGCTTGAACGACCGCTTCGCCAGCCCGCGCGAGCCGCTGCCATGCAGCCGTGCACCAACAGGAGCAGGTGGCTTGCCGGGAATTTCCAGCATGGCCGCTCGCTCCCACGCCCGGCCCTGCCGCGTGTGGTTCGCCGACGTCCCCGGTCCGTAGATGCCCGAGTCGCCGTGCAGGTCCTCCGGCGGCATGCTCAGTGCGATGCAGGGACGACCACCGTTGCCGATGATGTAGGTGGCGTGCAGCTCCTCTCCGGGCAGGCGGTCATTCGCATAGGCCCTGGTGCGCAACACCGCGTTGCGCTCGATCGTGATCGGCGCGGTGTACAACATCGCATGCGGACCATCGGGACCACTGCCATCCAGCGTGTAGCGCGCTTCGCATCCCGGACAAGCATGCAGGACCACTTCCACCGGCGCCGGATGCTGACCGCCTGCCACGGAGGCCACAGGCGCTGGCGTCAAGCCCTTGCGCATATGATCGGTGGCATTGGCCGACCCCGGGGTCGGGGGATCGAAGAGACTCCATCCTCGCGCACCATCGGGCTGGCGGCCCATGGAAACATCGGCCGGCAATGCGGGCCAGGTGAATACATCCAGGATGGCAGTGCCATCGGCGGCCACCAGCAACAGCGTTCCGCCCGAGCGTGGCAGGCGGAAGGCCAGGTGATCCGGCCCCGGCTTCACCTGACCCGAAGCGAAGAGCAATGCGTGGTCCTTCGGCGGCACGATCCGCGATGCCTCGAAGACATGCACCCGGTCGCCCAGCGCCAGCCGCATGCCCCGCAGGTCCACCGGCCGGGCGCCGGCATTGTAGAGTTCCAGCAGGTCGGGACTGCGGCCCTGGCCATCGGTCCAACTGCCGCCGTTGGCGGGCAGCACCTCGTTGATGAGCAACTGCCCCGCGGCCGGAACCAGCCCGGCGCACAGCCATACCAGCAGGGTTGAAGCCGCTCTCACCGGCCGAAATTAGGGCGGACGCGCACCTTGCACCATCTTCGTGGATGACAACTCCCTATTGGAACAGGTGGTCATCAGACTCCCGCATGTGATCGTCGTCTCCGTCCTTTCCTGCGCGGCGTTCGCCCAGGAAGTGGATGTTCTTTGGAGCGCGACCTACGGTGGTACGCATGGCGACTGGCTGGATGACGTGAAGTGGTGTCCGGATGGCGGAGTCATTGCCGTTGGCAGAACGCTGTCCAACAACGGCGATGTGACCGGCAACCACGACCCTACCGAGCACCACATGGACATCTGGCTGGTGAAGCTTGACAGTACCGGAGCATTGGAGTGGCAGGGCTGCTATGGCAGCCCCATGGTGGACTACCCCAGGCGCGTGGCTGTAGCCGCCGACGGCGGCTATTTCGTCGTGGGGACGGCCACGGTGAATGGCGGTGATGTGAGCGGATGCCACGGTGGCAAGGACGGCTGGATCTTCAAGACCGATCAAGCCGGGACGCTGGTCTGGCAGAACTGCATCGGCGGCTCCGCGGATGACGAATTCTGGGATGTGGAAGCGCTGCCGGATGGTGGTGCGTTGATCCTGGGCTACACGTACTCCAACAATGGCGACGTCTCCGGCCATACTGGTACGTCCACGGACGCCTTGCTGGTCCGTGTGGATGTGCACGGCACCATCATCTGGCAGCACTGTTTCGGCAACGACCAGGAATATGGCCGCACCATGACCCGCACGCCGGATGGACACGTCACCATTCTGGGGGAGCGTTTGGGAAATGCCGGTTGTCCGTGGGGCGGTTATGAGCTCTGGGCGGCCAGTTTGAACGCGGCCGGGGTCCCGGTATGGACCACTTGCGCGGGTGGCAGTGGGCATGAATCCGCAAGGGGGATCGCCCGCACTGCGGATCATGGATATGTGTTCGTAGGCGCATCCACTTCCACCGACCACCATGCCACGGGGAACCACGATCCCAGTGGATCCACTTGGGACATGTTCGTCGTACGAACGAACAGCACAGGGGCCATTCTATGGTCCAAAATGCTCGGCGGAACAGGGAATGATGGCGCTGAGGATGTAGCGGTGCTCCCCGATGGGACCATCAGGGTCGTAGGCTGGACCAACTCGAACGATCACGACGTGTCGGGCAACCATGGGTCCAGGGATGTGTGGATCGTGGACCTGGACGATGGAGGTCAGATGCTGTGGTCGCAGAGTTTTGGTGGCTCCCTTTTCGATGAAGGCTGGGCGATGGATGTATCACCCACCGGAGCCACCGTCATTGGAGCACGATCCACCTCAAGCGATGGCGACGTTCCAGGAACTCCCATGAACTGGATCGACTACTGGGTGTTCGCGATAGCGCCGAAGGACTTTACCACACATGGAGGACAACCCCTATCGGCAGGGCCTGATATACAAGTGGCGTACGACCCTACCGCCGGGATACGGATCACCTGCGCCACACCGCTTCGCGGGAGAGTGTCGATCCTGGATGCCACCGGCCGGATGATCCAGGAGACCGGCATGGACGGCACGGACCTGCACATGCCGGTTCCCGGCGTCGCTCCAGGGCTCTACTATCTGAGCATCACACACAGTGTTGGCAGGCGGGTGAAGAAGATGATGCTCTCGCCCTGAATGGATCGCGCGACGCTGTGGCTCCGGCCATGCCCCGCCAGCCATCGGCGATCCGGAATATGCGGCCCTGCGCGATAGTTCGGAACTTCGTCCCCGCGTTCCCATCATCATGACCGAGCAACTCACCCGCAGCCAGGAACTCATCGCCCGCCGCAAGGCCGCCATACCCAATGGCGTGGGCATGTTCAACTACGCCACCGCAGCCAGTGCCAGCGGCGCCGTCATCACCGACCTGGACGGCCGCGAACTGATCGACTTCGCCGGGGGCATCGGCGTGGTGAACGCCGGCCACTGCCCGCCACCCGTGGTAAAGGCCATCCAGGAGCAGGCGGAGAAATTCCTGCACGTCAGCTTCAACGTGGCCAGCTACGAGCCCTACATCGCCCTCTGCGAGAAGCTCAACGCGCTGCTGCCCCACGGCGGGCCCACCAAGACGATGCTGGTGAACACCGGTGCCGAAGCCGTGGAGAACGCCATCAAGATCGCCCGGCAAGCCACCAAGCGCCCCGGGGTGCTCTGCTTCACCGACGCCTTCCATGGCCGCAGCATGATGGCCATGACGCTCACCAGCAAGGTGGGCTACAAGCCGGATTGCGGCCCCTTCGCACCGGAGGTCTACCGTACGCAGTACCCCAATTTCTACCGCTACGGCGCAGGACGCAGCGAGGCGGAATTCGTCAAGGCCGAGCTGCATCGCTTGGAGGAACTCTCCCACAACACGGTGGACCCCAAGCAGCTGGCCTGCGTGATCATCGAACTGGTGCAGGGCGAAGGCGGTTTCAACGTGGCGCCCAAGGGTTATGTGGAGGGTATGCGGAAGTGGTGCGATCAGCACGGCATCCTGCTGATCTTCGACGAGGTGCAGGCGGGCTTCGGCCGCACTGGTGCGTGGAGCGCCTTTGAGCATTTCGGCGTGGTGCCCGACCTGAGCACTTGGGCGAAGAGCTTGGGCAGCGGCATGCCCATTGGCTGTGTGATGGGCAAGGCGGAGATCATGGACAAGGCCGGCCCCAGCAGCATAGGCGGCACCTACATCGGCAACCCGGTGAGCTGTGCAGCGGCGCTGGCCACGATCCAGTACATGGAGGAGATCGACATCAATGCCAAGGGTAGGCACGTGGGCGACGTGATCCGCAAGCGTTTCGAGAAGATGAAGGCCAAACACGCCTGCATCGGCGAGGTGCGCGGCCTGGGCGCCATGATCGCCATGGAGTTCGTGAAGGACCATGACCCCCTGCAGCCCGACGCCGAGACCTGCACCGCGCTGATGAACGCCTGTGCCAAACGCGACCTTATCGTGATCACGGCCGGCACCGACAAGAACGTGATCCGTGTGCTCAGTCCGCTGGTGATCGGCGATGAGCTGCTCAACAAGGGGCTGGACATCATGGAGGAGGAATTGGACAGGATCGCGGGGTAGTAACCGGTCGTTAGTTGTCGGTTGCCAGGCCTCCGTCGCGATCGCGTCACGCTGGCACCACTGACAACGGACAACCGAGGCCTGACAACTGAACGAGCATGAAGCCCTTCTCAATAGCCGGCATCCAGATGCGCGTGAGCGCCTCCTACAGCAACGTGGAGGCCATGAAGCTGAAGCTGGACATCGTGATGAACATCTACCCCTGGGTGGACATGGTGTTGTTCAGCGAGCTGGCACCTTACGGGCCGCTCACGCATCACGCGCTCACACGGATCGAGGACTTCGAGGAGCAGATGCAGGCCATGGCGCGCAAGCACAAGATCTGGCTGTTGCCGGGCAGCGTGTTCGAGAAGGACGCCGAGGGCCGGATCTACAACACCGCCAGCGTGATCGACCCCGAAGGCAACGTGGTGGCGCGCTACCGCAAGATGTTCCCCTTCTACCCTTATGAAGTGGGCGTGACGCCGGGCAGTGGATTCTGCGTGTTCGACATCCCGGACGTGGGGCGCTTCGGGGTGAGCATCTGCTACGACATGTGGTTCCCCGAGACCACACGCACCCTGGCCGTGATGGGCGCCGAGGTGATCCTGCACCCCACGCTCACCGGCACCATCGACCGCGAGATCGAGCTGAGCATCGCACGCGCCAGTGCGGCGATCAACCAGTGCTACTTCTTCGACATCAACGGCCTGGACGCCGGTGGAAGCGGACGCAGCATCGTGTGCGGTCCGGAGGGGCGTGTGTTGTACCAGGCCGACAACAACGAGGAGATCATCCCCATCGAGATCAACATGGAGAAGGTGCGCCGCAGCCGCGAACTGGGCGTGCTGCGCCTGGGCCAGCCGTTGAAGAGCTTCCGCGACAACATCAGCGACTTCGAGATCTACCAGAAAGGCGCGCAACTGCCTTACCTCGACAGCCTCGGTCCGCTGATCAAGCCCAAGCGCGTGAAGGAGTTGGGCGATCTGCAGATCCAGGAGGAGACCGGCACGCCGGGCAAGCCCACCTTCGTACCGAGCATCAGGCCCCACCAGCCGGGACACCCACCGGCAACCACCACCACCGATATCACCGACTAGCAAGACCTACCATGGGATCCACCGCCAAACCCGCATCGCGCAAGGCCGCCGCACCGAAGGAATACGTCAGCTGGTTCGAGATACCCGCCTACGACCTCGGGCGCGCCAAGATCTTCTTCGACCATGTCTTCGGCATCAACATGGACACGCACCATGCGGGCGAATATGCCATGGCCTACTTCCCTCCGAACGGCTCATCGGGCGGTGCGGTGGTGCAGGGTCCGGGTTGCATACCCAGCGACTGCGGCGCGCTGATCTATTTGAACGCAGGTGAAGACCTGGACGGGATGCTTTCCCGGGCGGAAGAGGCCGGAGGCCGCGTGGTGATGGGCCGCACGCTTATCAGCGAGAATGCCGGGTCCTTCGCCCTGATCGTGGACAGCGAAGGCAACCGGCTGGCGCTGCATGAGAAACCGAACGCGGCCACCAGGCCCGTGGCCAGCAAGGCTGGTGCGAAGGCCGGCGCGCCCAGGACGAAGAAAGCCACGGTGAAGAGGAAAGCGGCACCGAAGAAAGTGGCCGGCAAGAAGCGGTAGGCCGGCCTGCTGTGCTGGCGGCCGCGATACGGCGCTTCCTACCTTTCCGCCTCTGCGCATCCGCATGGCCGACCACGCCCAAGCCCATTTCAACGCCTCGCGCCTGCGCACCTACACGTGGGACCGCCTGAAGCTGGCCACCGAGCAGCTCGCCAACGCCTCGGCGAAACCGGCACGCAAGGAAGCCGAACAGCAAGTGGAGCTGCTCCTCCAGGACCTGGAGGTCATCGAGCGCTACTGGGCCTACCCCGGCTGCGAGGCCGTGCGCGAGTTGCGCGGGCTTTTGACCGAAGCGAAGTACAACACGCTGGAACAATCCGTGGCCCAGCGCGTGCGCACCCTGGTCAGCGGCGCCTTCCGCAGCGAACCCGGCCTGCACGCCGATCACGCCGGCGACGAGGAGGAAGGCCGTCCGCGGCCCAAATACTTCGAGGTGCTCTTCGTGGACGAACTGGACGATGCCGAAACGCAGGACCTGAAACGCCGCCTGGCCGAGGCCCGCGACCCGCACGATCCCTTCGTGTACGACGCGATCGTGGTGCCGACGGTGCAGGACGCCTTGATCGCCCTGCTCTTCAACCCCAACATCCAGGCCTGTGTGGCGCGCTATGGCATCCCCTTCCCGTCGCCGAACATCAAGGGTCTGCTCAGCGAATACACCCGCGCCATCCAGGACATGGACCTCAGCGGTGTGCCCAAGGCCGACATGGGCCCCATGCTGGGCCGCATCATGCGCTGGTTCCGACCCGAGGTGGACCGCTACTACGTCACGGACACCCCGGTGATCGACCTGAAGGACAAGACCGTGCAGACCTTCCGCCGGATCTTCTACCGGCAGGAGGACCTCAAGGAACTGCACCTGCACATCCTGCGCGGTATCCAGGAGAAGTACGACACGCCCTTCTTCACCGCGCTCACCGAATACAGCCGCCGGCCCATGGGCGTGTTCCACGCCATGCCGGTGAGCCGCGGCAACAGCGTGTTCAAGAGCCGCTGGATCCAGGACTTCGGCGAGTTCTACGGCCGCAACCTCTTCCTTGCCGAGACCAGCAGCACCACCGGCGGCCTCGACTCGCTGCTGCAGCCCACGGGTCCATTGAAGAAGGCGCAGGAACTGGCCGCACGTGCCTTCGGGGCGCGGCAGACCTTCTTCGCCACCAACGGCACCAGCACCAGCAACAAGGTGGTGCTGCAGGCGCTGATCGAACCCGGCGACCTGGTGCTCATCGACCGCGATTGCCACAAGAGCCACCACTACGGCATGGCCCTCTGCGGCGCCTACCCCGTGTACCTGGACAGCTATCCCCTGCCGGATTTCAGCATGTACGGCGCCGTACCGCTGGAGCACATCCGAGAGAAGCTGTTGGAGCTGAAACGCGCCGGCCGCCTGGACAAGGTGAAGATGCTGCTGCTCACCAACAGCACCTTCGATGGTGTGGTGTACAACGTGCAGCGCGTGATGGAGGAGGTGCTGGCCATCAAGCCGGACATGGTCTTCCTGTGGGACGAGGCCTGGTACGCCTTCGCGGGCTTCAGCTACCTCTTCAAGCAGCGCACCGCCATGTACAGCGCCGCGCGCCTGCACCGCCGCTACCACAGCCCGGAGTACCGCGAGGAGTACGCCGCGCACATCGCCACCCTCAAGCCGGGTGGAACACCTCGCATGCCCGATCCGGACAAGGTGCGCATCCGCACCTACGCCACGCAGAGCACGCACAAGACGCTCACCTCGCTTCGGCAGGGCAGCATGATCCACATCTGGGACGAGGACTACAAGCGCCTGGTGGAGGACGCCTTCCACGAGGCGTACATGACGCACACCAGCACCTCGCCCAACTACCAGATCCTCGCCAGCCTGGACATCGGCAGGCGGCAGGTGGAGTTCGAGGGCTACGAGCTGGTGGAGAAGGCCGCCGAGCTGGGCATGCTGCTGCGCCGCAAGATCAACGACCACCCCAAGCTGCGGAAGTACTTCGACATCGTCACCATCGAGGACCTCATTCCGGAGCAATACCGCCCCAGCGGCTTGAAGGAATACTACACCGCCGGCAAGGGCTGGAACCGGATCGAGGAGGCCTGGGCGAAGGACGAGTTCGTGGTGGACCCCACCAAGATCAACCTCTATGTGGGCAAGACCGGCGTGGACGGCGACACGTTCAAGAACCGGTACCTGATGGACAAGCACGGGATCCAGATCAACAAGACCTCGCGCAACTCGGTGCTGTTCATGACCAACATCGGCACCACGCGCGGCAGCGTGGCCTACCTGATCCGCGTGCTGCTCAGCATCGCCGACGAACTGGAGGAGCGCGTGCAGG is a window from the Flavobacteriales bacterium genome containing:
- a CDS encoding VOC family protein; this encodes MGSTAKPASRKAAAPKEYVSWFEIPAYDLGRAKIFFDHVFGINMDTHHAGEYAMAYFPPNGSSGGAVVQGPGCIPSDCGALIYLNAGEDLDGMLSRAEEAGGRVVMGRTLISENAGSFALIVDSEGNRLALHEKPNAATRPVASKAGAKAGAPRTKKATVKRKAAPKKVAGKKR
- a CDS encoding aminotransferase class I/II-fold pyridoxal phosphate-dependent enzyme encodes the protein MADHAQAHFNASRLRTYTWDRLKLATEQLANASAKPARKEAEQQVELLLQDLEVIERYWAYPGCEAVRELRGLLTEAKYNTLEQSVAQRVRTLVSGAFRSEPGLHADHAGDEEEGRPRPKYFEVLFVDELDDAETQDLKRRLAEARDPHDPFVYDAIVVPTVQDALIALLFNPNIQACVARYGIPFPSPNIKGLLSEYTRAIQDMDLSGVPKADMGPMLGRIMRWFRPEVDRYYVTDTPVIDLKDKTVQTFRRIFYRQEDLKELHLHILRGIQEKYDTPFFTALTEYSRRPMGVFHAMPVSRGNSVFKSRWIQDFGEFYGRNLFLAETSSTTGGLDSLLQPTGPLKKAQELAARAFGARQTFFATNGTSTSNKVVLQALIEPGDLVLIDRDCHKSHHYGMALCGAYPVYLDSYPLPDFSMYGAVPLEHIREKLLELKRAGRLDKVKMLLLTNSTFDGVVYNVQRVMEEVLAIKPDMVFLWDEAWYAFAGFSYLFKQRTAMYSAARLHRRYHSPEYREEYAAHIATLKPGGTPRMPDPDKVRIRTYATQSTHKTLTSLRQGSMIHIWDEDYKRLVEDAFHEAYMTHTSTSPNYQILASLDIGRRQVEFEGYELVEKAAELGMLLRRKINDHPKLRKYFDIVTIEDLIPEQYRPSGLKEYYTAGKGWNRIEEAWAKDEFVVDPTKINLYVGKTGVDGDTFKNRYLMDKHGIQINKTSRNSVLFMTNIGTTRGSVAYLIRVLLSIADELEERVQAMSFAEKKVHLARIRSLTQEVPPLPDFSRFHDSFRAVPNVPGGNLREAFFLAYKEEHCEYVKLHDCPAVLRGGRQLVSANFVIPYPPGFPVLVPGQIISEGILDFLIALDVKEIHGYRAELGLRVFADAALKRKMTGTALGGARATAMGNGGGAARRGKV
- a CDS encoding carbon-nitrogen hydrolase family protein, translated to MKPFSIAGIQMRVSASYSNVEAMKLKLDIVMNIYPWVDMVLFSELAPYGPLTHHALTRIEDFEEQMQAMARKHKIWLLPGSVFEKDAEGRIYNTASVIDPEGNVVARYRKMFPFYPYEVGVTPGSGFCVFDIPDVGRFGVSICYDMWFPETTRTLAVMGAEVILHPTLTGTIDREIELSIARASAAINQCYFFDINGLDAGGSGRSIVCGPEGRVLYQADNNEEIIPIEINMEKVRRSRELGVLRLGQPLKSFRDNISDFEIYQKGAQLPYLDSLGPLIKPKRVKELGDLQIQEETGTPGKPTFVPSIRPHQPGHPPATTTTDITD
- a CDS encoding aspartate aminotransferase family protein, with product MTEQLTRSQELIARRKAAIPNGVGMFNYATAASASGAVITDLDGRELIDFAGGIGVVNAGHCPPPVVKAIQEQAEKFLHVSFNVASYEPYIALCEKLNALLPHGGPTKTMLVNTGAEAVENAIKIARQATKRPGVLCFTDAFHGRSMMAMTLTSKVGYKPDCGPFAPEVYRTQYPNFYRYGAGRSEAEFVKAELHRLEELSHNTVDPKQLACVIIELVQGEGGFNVAPKGYVEGMRKWCDQHGILLIFDEVQAGFGRTGAWSAFEHFGVVPDLSTWAKSLGSGMPIGCVMGKAEIMDKAGPSSIGGTYIGNPVSCAAALATIQYMEEIDINAKGRHVGDVIRKRFEKMKAKHACIGEVRGLGAMIAMEFVKDHDPLQPDAETCTALMNACAKRDLIVITAGTDKNVIRVLSPLVIGDELLNKGLDIMEEELDRIAG
- a CDS encoding CotH kinase family protein; translated protein: MRAASTLLVWLCAGLVPAAGQLLINEVLPANGGSWTDGQGRSPDLLELYNAGARPVDLRGMRLALGDRVHVFEASRIVPPKDHALLFASGQVKPGPDHLAFRLPRSGGTLLLVAADGTAILDVFTWPALPADVSMGRQPDGARGWSLFDPPTPGSANATDHMRKGLTPAPVASVAGGQHPAPVEVVLHACPGCEARYTLDGSGPDGPHAMLYTAPITIERNAVLRTRAYANDRLPGEELHATYIIGNGGRPCIALSMPPEDLHGDSGIYGPGTSANHTRQGRAWERAAMLEIPGKPPAPVGARLHGSGSRGLAKRSFKLFARDRYGGPDALPLPGGIKLREGILRADASPHAFLRNRLMETMVTRYGLDVDVQCSEPLPLYLNGRYWGLYRWMPAKDPAWSRQVLGAEAVEVVAGPAARKVAGSAKHFRRAQQAIVSRAPIDTLEALIDLASLIDLACIDLWTGRGDHDLNVRAHRPAVSGGRWRWVLFDMDLWAAPEENSVARMAGAHLPETPYVPWLLTHPQVAPKLLARLVALQATAFHPDHAIPMVDSIHSAHANELWTDHRRWDLELEHPSPDASRTAMRGFIDQRPAHLMRHLANHTGHKQRGMEVEAPPVAMGELRIEGLALSPGARQLHCLTGVPLRFEAIPAAGHEFAGWKGVDDTSPSITLDPAKTRRLRPLFRPIGQVWHVVR